The Winogradskyella schleiferi genome contains the following window.
TAAATGTTTAAATCTGTTGCTAAAAATTACGCCTCCACAATAAGCGCCATCCACATGAAGCCATAAATTATTGGTCTTGCAGACCTTGCTAATCGCTTCAATATCATCAAAGGCACCAAGAACAGTTGTGCCTGCAGTGGCATTTACAAAGAAAGGTGTTAAGCCATTGCCAATATCTTTTAGAATCAGTTCTTCTAAATGTTCAACGCGCATTTCGCCTTTTGAATTGGTGTTTACTAAGCGTACTTGGTTTTTGCCAATACCTGTTAAAGCCGCATTTTTTGAAATGGAGTAATGTGATGCCGCAGATGTGTATAACGTCATTGGCTTAGATAAACCTTCTGCTCTTATGTGTTCATTTTTATGGTCTCTCGCCATAATCAACGCCATCATATTGCTCATGGATCCTCCAGGCGCCAAAGTGCCATCGCTATCATCGGTATAACCTGCTAATGCGCAAATATTCTTTAGAACTTGTTTTTCAATGCCAACCTGTGGGCCAGCAACTTTATAGGTGTACATGCTGTTATTGAACATCACAGCGAGCAAATCTCCCAATGTTGCTTTGCCAATTCTTCCTCCAAATAATTGATTGAAAAAAGATGTTGAAGCTGTTTTTGGTGTGCTTTTTATAAGGTCTTTTAAAATGACTATTAATTGATTGTCAATAATACCTTCAGGTTGAAGCGATAAATCAATTTGCTTGTATAATTCTGAAGTTGGGACAGGTTTCGCAACGGGTTGAGTAGTTTCTTCTTTGAAAAGTTCGTCGCACAATTCAGAAAATAGGGCAATATCATTTTGCATTATATGAATGATTTAATGGAATGAAAGTTGAATAAAACTAGTTTAATTTTTATGAGCAACCCTTACAGTATTAATTGGAAATATTAACTGATGTCGCTTCTCCAAAACCAATCAGACGATCGAAGCGCGCTCCAAGATCCCTGTAATAAACCAAAACTTTATAATTGTTTTCTGTTTCCCAGAAATTACCGCTAATAGCACCTTCGTCTATCACACCTGTTTCTTTATCGATGGCGACATATTTATAGTTGTAGAACCCTTGTTTCAATTTTAAAATTGCTTCATAGCGCCTGGCTTCTGTATTATAATACATCTTAGTAATGGGCTCAATCATAAAAGCATTAAAATTACCATAGATATAAACGTCTTTAGCTTTGAATTCATCATGTAATAATGAAAAATGAACGTTGACATAATCTGCTTCAACATCCGGATTCTCTCGGTCTATTACTGTAACCAGAAAATTCCCGTTAATATCTGGATTATAGGTATAGGGTCTGTTTTTTCTAGATATGTTAGTATATAAATAGTTATGATAAAGCTCCTTCAGTTCTAAAAACTGAACACCAATATTGGCGGCTCTAACATCTTTGTTTTCAAAAAAAAGATACTCATTTCCACCCCAAAATGCTGATTTGTCATTATAGCGATAAATAAGTTCGTTTCCCAACGTATATTGTGGTTTTAAATCTGAAATAGCTGTGTTGAGGTTGTTGTTTTGAATGATAACAGTTTTAATGGTTTCTAGAGGGTTGTTCAGATTCATGTTGTTATTAGTGTTTATTACCAAATCCACAGATTGCTTCTCGGCAATAAACTTGACATCTCGAGAACGCTTTACGGATACGCCCACATTTGCTAAATCTTCGTAAATCATAAATTTTCTACTGAACATCATTTCATCATAATCATCATAAATGGAAATCATGTAATTTCCACTTTTCAATAAAGCACGTGTTTGTATATTTGGTATTCGTAAGGTATAATGCGAATAGATCTGATAGGTATTAAACGAATTTTCATAAGTCAAAATCCGTTGATTGTCTAAACCTTTTAAATATTCAGATTTCACTAAGGTTGAAGGAGTCCAATCAAAATTAAAATGTTCAATAACATAGTAAAAATCTTCTTCGTTTCCGTTTAAAGCATCAAATTCCAGCTGTAAAGATTCGCCTAATTTTAAAACGGGTAATTGTCCTTGAGTGGTATTACTCTTAAAGGTAATTGTTTTTATAAAATTTGGAGGGTTGAGTTCTACTGCGACTTGCGACAATAAAATGGTAGGACAAACTAAAAGTAAAAGAAGGCTAAAAATACGCTGTTTCATTATTATGATTTTGTAGAGCATAAAGATAATCAAATTCTGTACCTTAAAGCAAGTGCGTTATTTATAATCATTACAAATAAAAAAGTTAATTCAAATTGGTTTATAATTAAGCATTAATTCGTAAATTTGCCCGATTTTTAGAATTCATTTTAAGTTTTTAATTGTCCTTTTTTAGGTATTAAAATGTGTTCAACTTAACTAATCTTTAGTATATGTCAAAAGACATCAAAATTAAAAAGGGTTTAGATATTAAGCTGGTCGGTGAAGCCGAGAAAGCGATTGAAAATGCTATTGTAAGTAATTTCTATTCTATAAAACCTGAAGATTTCCACAGTATTATCCCGAAATTAATTGCAAAAGAAGGTACACATGTTAAAGCAGGTGAAACCTTATTTTACAACAAAGACAATGAGGCAATGAAGTTTGTTTCTCCTGTTTCTGGTGAAGTAACGGAAGTACAGCGTGGACCAAGACGTCGCATAGACGCTATCAAAATTACAGCAGACAAAACACAAGCTGTTGTAGATCACGGAAAATTTGATTTAGCCTCTGATGCTGAAGAAATTAAAGCGCATTTGTTAGCAACGGGATGTTGGGCTTTTATAAAACAGCGTCCTTATGATGTAATTGCAAAAGCAGATAGCACTCCAAAAGCTATTTTTATCTCTGGTTATGCAAGTGCACCTCTGGCAGCGGATTTAGATTTTACCTTAGCTGGTAAAGAAGCAGAATTGCAAGCCGCAGTTACTGCTTTATCTAAATTAACAGAAGGGGGCGTTCATATCTCTGTAGGCAAAAGCTCTAATTCGCCTTTAGCGAATCTAGAAAATGCTATGACGCATAAAGTTTCTGGGCCACATCCATCTGGTAATGTAGGTACGCTGATTAATAAGGTCAGTCCTGTTAATAAGGGAGAAACAGTTTGGACGGTCAACGCTCAAGATTTAGTAATTATTGGTGAATTGTTATTAACAGGAAAGTTCAACGCAGAACGTGTGATTGCACTCGCAGGATCTTCAGTTAAAAAGCCAAGATATTTTAGAACTAAAATTGGTTCTGAAATCGCTACTATGGTTTATGACAATGGAGTTGAAAGAGACGGAAATGATCGTTTTATTTCAGGAAATGTATTGACGGGCAAACAAATAGCTCCAGACGGCTATTTAGATTATTACAGTAATGTTATCACAGTGATTCCTGAAGGCGATGACTATGAGTTTTTTGGATGGAACAAGCCTGTTTTTGATAAGGTTTCTACGTCTAGAGCACTAACGTTTTCATGGTTAAATCCTAATAAGAAATTTGATTTAGATACAAATACTAACGGTGAACATCGTGCTTTTGTTATAACAGGAAATTATGAAGAAGTATTTCCGTTGGACATTTATCCATTACAAATTCTAAAAGCTTGTATGTACCAAGATTTAGATGAAATGGAAGCTTTAGGAATGTACGAAGTTGCTCCTGAGGATTTTGCATTAACAGAATTTGTTTGTGTGTCTAAGCAACCACATCAAAAAATTATAAGAGAAGGATTAGACTTAATGCTTAAAGAGATAGGATAATGGGTTTAAAACAAAATTTACATAATTTTAAGGAAAAGAATAAAGACAAAAAGTGGCTACCTGGTTTCAATGCACTTTTTACGTTTTTATATATGCCAAATGAGACCACTCACAATGGAACTCATATTAAGGCAGCAGATGATTTAA
Protein-coding sequences here:
- a CDS encoding Na(+)-translocating NADH-quinone reductase subunit A gives rise to the protein MSKDIKIKKGLDIKLVGEAEKAIENAIVSNFYSIKPEDFHSIIPKLIAKEGTHVKAGETLFYNKDNEAMKFVSPVSGEVTEVQRGPRRRIDAIKITADKTQAVVDHGKFDLASDAEEIKAHLLATGCWAFIKQRPYDVIAKADSTPKAIFISGYASAPLAADLDFTLAGKEAELQAAVTALSKLTEGGVHISVGKSSNSPLANLENAMTHKVSGPHPSGNVGTLINKVSPVNKGETVWTVNAQDLVIIGELLLTGKFNAERVIALAGSSVKKPRYFRTKIGSEIATMVYDNGVERDGNDRFISGNVLTGKQIAPDGYLDYYSNVITVIPEGDDYEFFGWNKPVFDKVSTSRALTFSWLNPNKKFDLDTNTNGEHRAFVITGNYEEVFPLDIYPLQILKACMYQDLDEMEALGMYEVAPEDFALTEFVCVSKQPHQKIIREGLDLMLKEIG
- a CDS encoding type IX secretion system plug protein, producing the protein MKQRIFSLLLLLVCPTILLSQVAVELNPPNFIKTITFKSNTTQGQLPVLKLGESLQLEFDALNGNEEDFYYVIEHFNFDWTPSTLVKSEYLKGLDNQRILTYENSFNTYQIYSHYTLRIPNIQTRALLKSGNYMISIYDDYDEMMFSRKFMIYEDLANVGVSVKRSRDVKFIAEKQSVDLVINTNNNMNLNNPLETIKTVIIQNNNLNTAISDLKPQYTLGNELIYRYNDKSAFWGGNEYLFFENKDVRAANIGVQFLELKELYHNYLYTNISRKNRPYTYNPDINGNFLVTVIDRENPDVEADYVNVHFSLLHDEFKAKDVYIYGNFNAFMIEPITKMYYNTEARRYEAILKLKQGFYNYKYVAIDKETGVIDEGAISGNFWETENNYKVLVYYRDLGARFDRLIGFGEATSVNISN
- a CDS encoding pyridoxal phosphate-dependent decarboxylase family protein translates to MQNDIALFSELCDELFKEETTQPVAKPVPTSELYKQIDLSLQPEGIIDNQLIVILKDLIKSTPKTASTSFFNQLFGGRIGKATLGDLLAVMFNNSMYTYKVAGPQVGIEKQVLKNICALAGYTDDSDGTLAPGGSMSNMMALIMARDHKNEHIRAEGLSKPMTLYTSAASHYSISKNAALTGIGKNQVRLVNTNSKGEMRVEHLEELILKDIGNGLTPFFVNATAGTTVLGAFDDIEAISKVCKTNNLWLHVDGAYCGGVIFSNRFKHLVRGLELSNSFSVNAHKMLGTPLSCSVIVTQHRDQLHHSFSNEADYLYQTDGDDYNLGKTSLQCGRRNDALKIWTLWKSVGTQGLEKIVDKQFEMADIARDYIRNHQDYTLYSFDDSISVCFNYKGIPANELCTALYKNSELMVGYGTFENDEFVRMVTINSLLEKKDIINFFKTLETLVSNALLNLSTS